From Spirosoma aerolatum, one genomic window encodes:
- a CDS encoding M23 family metallopeptidase codes for MKSTLKRYLIAGSLLATGVAAVLFRRNRNQANRLIWPVHGRITSEFGNRINPINSQPEFHNGIDIASPEGTSILAPADGRVTSLYTNASGGKQLTIMHDNGFVSGYAHLSKYAVKMSDKVYQGDLIGYVGSTGQVTGPHLHFTLKDAKGSYLNPVDYLS; via the coding sequence ATGAAGTCTACTCTAAAACGCTATCTGATTGCCGGTTCACTACTCGCTACCGGTGTAGCGGCCGTCTTGTTTCGTCGCAATCGCAACCAGGCCAACCGGCTGATTTGGCCTGTCCACGGCCGTATTACATCCGAATTCGGCAACCGAATCAACCCGATTAACAGTCAGCCCGAATTTCACAACGGTATCGACATTGCCAGTCCCGAAGGTACGTCCATCCTGGCACCGGCAGACGGCCGTGTGACAAGTTTATATACAAATGCATCAGGCGGTAAGCAGCTCACCATTATGCATGACAATGGCTTTGTGTCGGGTTACGCCCATTTGAGCAAGTATGCTGTCAAAATGAGTGATAAGGTGTACCAGGGTGATTTGATTGGCTATGTAGGTAGTACGGGTCAGGTAACGGGGCCACACCTTCACTTTACCCTTAAGGATGCAAAAGGTTCTTATTTGAACCCCGTCGATTATCTGTCGTAA